GATTCTTATAGCATTTGTTTTAGATTTCACTGACAGCATTATTCTGCAATTGGTTACTGAGATTTAAACTGATTAGAAAAAATATACACCATGTGTTGGTGATCAAATGTTAAACTCACTGGAATGCTTACACACAGCCGTGATAATCAGTATGGTGAGAATCAGCAGCGCAGAGGTAGCCAGAGCTATCCATACATTTTTATCTATAGAAGAAAGTTATTGAGCAGAATTACATAACAAAACTGATTGTTTAACAGAACTAGCCCATGAGACACACTATGGTATTTAATGCTGTTAgtactttcaataaaaaataaggaATACCTCTGTCTCCGTAACAATCAGGAGACACGTGGACTATTGCTGGTTGGCTCAGGGATGAGTGGTTTACCCAACACGAGTAGTGTGCACGGTCAGATATCTTCAGGTATGAATGGAGGGTGAATGATCCATCAGGGTTGGTTTTGTCAGTGCTGTTTGTGAATGAGGCATTATGAAATGCTCCATTTCTCATCCACAGCTGCTCTAGAGCTGAAGGGTAAAACCCCTCAGAGATGCACAGGATCGTGGTTATTCCACCCAATGCACTTACATCTGACACAGACACAACTGGGTGTGCTATATGAAATATAAGACAATTATAGTAAAATGCTCATTTATCAAGAgcaaatactgtaaataatacaCTGTTATATGCACTCAAATGACTTGTCATTGTGAATTCTTACCAATCACTTGAACAAATGTTGTTTCTTCTCTCAAAAGCACAGAAGGAGGTGGTATAGTTCTTGTCACAACACATTTGTAAGTGCCAGTATCTTTTATCTGCAGATTTGATATTTCAAATGCCATTTGCACAGTTTCCTGAATCCAAATAAATCTACTGTGATTTCTACATGACTGATTTATCCatgaattgttatttttcatcACTGAGCACAATGTGCTATTAGTTTGCAGTTCTACTATGAAACCATC
The nucleotide sequence above comes from Carassius auratus strain Wakin unplaced genomic scaffold, ASM336829v1 scaf_tig00216123, whole genome shotgun sequence. Encoded proteins:
- the LOC113097145 gene encoding uncharacterized protein LOC113097145 isoform X1, with translation MPFLKFTMILSKCYALTTCVWMLLSLFPVFIAGHALFNGISIQTVHRGMSVNISCNYKPSNDSDGFIVELQTNSTLCSVMKNNNSWINQSCRNHSRFIWIQETVQMAFEISNLQIKDTGTYKCVVTRTIPPPSVLLREETTFVQVIAHPVVSVSDVSALGGITTILCISEGFYPSALEQLWMRNGAFHNASFTNSTDKTNPDGSFTLHSYLKISDRAHYSCWVNHSSLSQPAIVHVSPDCYGDRDKNVWIALATSALLILTILIITAVCKHSRRAHHRSPVRVNVTPEPDLQSHLQYDLYSLLGDHHPVPCSPVGVRSSPQ
- the LOC113097145 gene encoding uncharacterized protein LOC113097145 isoform X2, which codes for MPFLKFTMILSKCYALTTCVWMLLSLFPVFIAGHALFNGISIQTVHRGMSVNISCNYKPSNDSDGFIVELQTNSTLCSVMKNNNSWINQSCRNHSRFIWIQETVQMAFEISNLQIKDTGTYKCVVTRTIPPPSVLLREETTFVQVIAHPVVSVSDVSALGGITTILCISEGFYPSALEQLWMRNGAFHNASFTNSTDKTNPDGSFTLHSYLKISDRAHYSCWVNHSSLSQPAIVHVSPDCYGDRDKNVWIALATSALLILTILIITAV